From the Drechmeria coniospora strain ARSEF 6962 chromosome 02, whole genome shotgun sequence genome, the window AATAGGTGCTACTGGTGCGTGACCTCAGCGCGACTTCTGAGGCAACAAGTGCTTTGCCGCCATCATTTGCCCTTTTCGGATCCAAGAGGAGAGAATGGATTGGTTCGCACCGTCATTCGTTCGTGCCATCAAACTGGCGACTGAGAATTGTGGGCTCCATGGTGGCGATGGATGATGTCAATACATTGCCGTGTACGGAATATTCGTGCAAGTGTTGCAAAGTCCCGGCACGGGCTGGTGGTGCTAGCTAGCTGTTCCAGTCCCTTGGGTGACGCCGCACCATCTCAATGGCCAGCCACGTTGAAGATGGTATTTGCCGATCATTTTGTCGCTGTCTGCtcagcactgtacttgtatttaaGGAGTGCTGTTGGCAcatacctacttacctacagtacatgtagtacggagtacttaaagtagatactaggtacgtactaggtactaatagtgcgagtgcgagtactccgtagaacctacggagtactcaaaTAAGTGCAGTACtatgtaggtaggtagtcGGTAttaagtgctgtactgtagttgtaacttgtaggtactaaggtaggCCAGGTACTAGGCAGTtcaagtactaggtaggtacctccTGTAGTATGTAGGttctaggtacctagtagataTTATATTTTTCTGCATGCCACTGAGAGTcataattactccgtacagaagCCATGTCCAAGCTTGTcaggtgtacaactacatgtactgactGTACTGGCCTGTGCTCACAGGTTCTTGTACATCTAGTAGCTTGTAATATGTACTGGATACAacactgtaggtacagtacgaaccgtgcggagtacagaggaagcacggagtacagtacagagtattacttgcagtactactgcgaCTCCTTagtactacatgtacagtaggcactTGCCAACCAACCACGTCTAGTGCTTAATAGCCACCTGGCGAATtgtgtacctagtacagtaataatgtGCCCGAGCTGTCTGCGGGCCATCCCACTATTATGCGCTGCCACTGGTGGTTCGTACCTGGTGCCACCACACCACGATAGCGTCATCTGGGTTCATTGATGACGTtatctcgtcgccgtgcctcgccgccgagaccTGCCGCTTCTCGAGCCATTCACTCATCATCACTCATCATCTACATACTTGCGTACTAGTAGCCTCTCGGTTGCGGCTTGCTCGCCATCTACGGGTAAACATGATGCCGATCTCTGCGGCGCAAGTAGTTGTTTCCCCGCTGCGTGGCAGGATGGGGCGCCCTCACGTGAGATGCACCAAAGGAGAGGTTGCTCATGACTTTCATTTTCATTCATATGTCCCAGGCCCCTCAATGCCATGGTGGCCGGTCACCGTGTTATTCGTTGATGGTTCATGGCCGATGCTGCCGTACCCCCTCATGCCCCCCTCTCCTGAACACCTTTGATGCCTTGTGCTTCATGCCTCCTGCCCGCGCGCTCTCCCTCAGCGTCTGTCGATGACAAAAAGATCCGCTCGTTCCACACAAGTCGCTTCATCTCAGCCGTGATGACATCCTTGACGACCCTTTGACGGGCGCGGGCAGACATCCGCTCAATCGGTCTCGGTCTGGCATCGTGTTAGCAGGGCTCGCTCGACGTCTGGCAGCCGTCACGGGTCGCGTCCACTCACCAGCTTCATTCTCAAACATGATGGTGATGTCATCGTGCTCCCCCGGTAGATCGGGAAGGTCGAGGCAGACAAAGGCCAtctcgtccgagtcgtcgtccttgtcggccggCGTACGAGGCAGCGGAAACTTGGCGTCGACAAACTTGATGCCGGTCCTGCCCCCCCTGTGGACACTTTCGTAGACGTCGGTTCCCTTGAGCAGAAAGTTCATGCAGTGTCCGTGCTGGAACTCTTCGAAGAAGgcgagcagctgcagctgCTTGTCCTCCAGCCTGACCACCTGGATGCGCGTGTAGCCCGCCTCCCACTTCTTGTGGATGGGCACCACCATGCGCCGTCGCGTGATGCCAAACGTCACGGCCAGCGAGTCGAAGATGACCTCGAAGCCGGTGAGGGCCTCCTGGAAGCTGTGAAGGTCGTGGAGGCTGTTGAACTCGTAGGTTCGAATCGTCTGCTTCGCCATCAGCAGCTGGAGCGCGTCCGACAGGTTCCTCGCCATCTCCTTGGGAACCTTGacctccgacgccgacaccgtCATGTCCTGCTGAGGCTGTCGGAGGACGCGCAGCAGCTTGGCGTTGGACACTTCGAGCCGCATCCTCAGCTCGCCCGGCGCCACGTTGATCctgtcggccacggcgccgtcctGATACTCGAGCACCACCTTGAGCTTGTCCGAcagcaccgtcggcggctgaTCCCCCCCGgtggcgccggtgccgaatTCGTCGTTGAtcaccttggccgccttccaGCCCATGCGGCTGAACGGAGAGATGCCCAGGGGCTCTCGGATGCGCTCCGAAATCATAAACGACTTGACGGGAACGTCGGCAAACGTCTTTTCGCCGTGGTCCAGTGTCGTTCCGGTGAGGAGGGCGTGGACCTGGGCGCGTTCCTGCTCGTTGACGAACATCAGAACCATGCGACCCTTTTGCCTGTCGCTCAGGTATCGGACGGACAGCGCCGGCGCGTCATCCTCGGACCGGAACAAGCCGAAGCGTACGGGAAAGGACGGCAGGAAGGTGTGGTGCACGCCGTTGACCGTCCTCGTGCGAGggccggtgacgacggcgatgcgacAGCCGCGATGCCAGTTGCGCGGTCCCGCCGGGCCGTTCTCCTTGTGTATCTTTTCGAAGACGGCAACCTCGCAATCGAGCACCGGCTCCTTCGGGAACGCGCCCGTGGCgggctcggcctcgatgtACTGGAACGAACGCAGGTTGGACCGAAACATGACTTGCTCGTCGCCCCGGGGCTCGAGGGTGGCCTGCATCTTCGCGCCGAACTCGTACATGCTGCCTATCGTCTTGTAGTCCGCCTGACCCGGCTGCAGGCTCAGGACGAAGCCCCGGGGCAGTCGCACGTCCATGGAGCATGTTTCCTGGCGCCAATGGACGTCGCCCCAGCTCGGCCCTGCCTTTTTGCTATCCTGAATGGCAAACTGGACGCTGCCGTCCTGGCTCGCGACGACGAACACGATGCCCGTCTTCTTCCGCGGCCGGATGACCGATACGATGCAGGGGAGGAGAATTCGGTGCGAGTCCCTCCCTTGCTCGGTGAGGAAGGCGTCGGCCAGGACGCGCGCGTAGCAAAAGTACTCGGACGTGTCGGCGAGCGGTAGAGCGTCGGGAAgctgcatcgtcgacgtcgactgCTGCATCGCCGCCAGGGTGGAGCCCCAGTTGCCggagaggagggcgacgagatcATGGCTGAGCGTCGGATAGTCGATCCAGATGGACTTGTCAATCGTCTGAGGCAAGAAGGGCTCCTCGGGCGGCAGGAAGCCGTTCTTCTTCATGGACACGGCGAGCTTCGTGAGGGCTGATATCAAGCCCTGCCTCACTCCCATGATCTCTTGGTCCGCCTCCCGACGTCGAGACTGCGCAGCAATCTCCGGTATCGCCTCCTCGCAGAGCCAGTAACCCTTGGCGAGGTTCGCGTACGCTTGCTGCTTGTCTCGGTCGTTTCTCATCTGCGACCGAGGCGAGCCCGGTCGGTCCCGGATGGCCGATTCCAGGCCCATCCTGCCCCTGATGAACCACCAGAGACCGGCGCGCGCGCAATCCCGGGGCGCGCATGTCGGCAACGGCTTCACCGATTCGGCGTGCAGCCGGAAGAGCTCGAAGAGGTGCTTCGTCCTCACGACAAAGGTGGCGAGCGCCTCGTTGGCGCCGACGGTATCGTTGAGCTTCACCGACGCCATGCGCGCAACGAAAGGAGCATGGGGGAGAGGGAGCAGGTCGGCGGGGACCGGCGCGGCGGGAGAGGGTCGGCGGTCAAAGTTCAGCTGAAGCGGGCTCGGCTGAGGGTGCGCACTGTTCGGGGGCGTCGACTCTATGGAGCCGGCAGGACTGtactcggcagcggcggcggcggcttggcggcggccgtgtgCATCTGGCGACGGGGGATACTGTGCTCTCGAAACGGCCGAGTCGACCatggacgcggccgagggtcGATCGGCCTCGTTCCACGGGCGGCTCGGTGCGCCGTTGGCGGAGCGGGCTGCCTGCGCGAAGGCCTTTCCTTCGGCCGCGCGCATCTGGGCTTGATGAATGTCGATGAAGGACTTTCTTTTATCGTCCCGGCCATCCACCCTGCCGAGGAATCTTGCCGACAAGCTCTTTCCCGGCACCAGCATGGTTTCCAAATCTCTCCGCGATTGGGGAGCaccgtccgtctcctcctcgggcTCGTAGATGGACGAGTAACCCGTCTGGGACCGCGCCAATGGCTTTGGGACGAAATCGTCGGCAGACTCGACGGGACCGAGCTCGGGTGCGCCTTGCGGCCTGCCCGAAGGCTCCAACGGTCTTCGCTCGGACAGAGGCTGGGGTGGCCTGGAATGCCTTTTTCCTTTCATGATGTCGATGACGGGCACCTCGGATTCgtcaccgccctcgccgatgaTCTCGGGGTACGAGTCGGCGAATCGAACGACCAAGCCCTTCTTGTTCGGTCTCGGGCTCCGCTTCGGAGACTTGGACTCGTGCTTCCCCAGCGCCAGGGGACGGTTGCTCTGGGCCTGCTGGTTGACGGCCAGAGCCTGGGGATATCGTGATATCGTCGTGTCGAGCTTGGCGAGCCTCGgaagaggcggcggcggcgggtgggTAATGTCGAGCTTGTCGGTCGAGCTGTGCAGGAACGCATCGAGCGAGTCCTGCGTCGAGTTTTCCGACGCATGCGGCTTCTTGTCCTTGGTGCCGAACAGCCGGCCCATGAATCGCCCTCGCCTGGACGAACGCCCCTCATCTCTCCCGTACGACGGCTCGTTctccatgtcgacggccggccggcaaCGTCATCGACCTGGCGCCTCGTATGGCCGCCTCGCGGGGTTGGGATGCGCCAAGAGATGGACGTCGAACGAAGCTGGGAGCAGACGCAGTCGTCAGTCGGTGTCCCGGTCCCCGACCCGGATCGTTCGTCGCGGACGCGAGAGGACGGACTCCCTTGTGCTCGAAGATGGGCAGCCGGCAGGGTTCAGGGTATCTCGCGGCGGGGGCACCTTGTATATTCCttcgagcgacggcgacgacaaaggATGGTGAGGTGACGATCGAGCGACGGAAGCCGGTCAAGGTTGGAAGTGGTTGCGTCGGTgggatgatggatgatggtggtgaagGAGTTAAGCGTCGAGGGGATCCCGAGCAACACAGTCACGCATGCCGAtcgatgctcgtcgccgcaggCGGCGCAGTGGGGAACGTGGGATTTTGAATATTACTCAGGTCCCATCACCGACTCGGGTTCGAATAGTGGGTGCAGAGCGAGGCTGGCATGGACGGGACACTTGCTTCCAATGCCTCAACTACTGGTGGTACGTAGgcgagtacgaagtactcaTTCTCATACGTGCCCCCCCCAAGGCCCGCCAGAGGCTGGCCGCACCAGTGAGTGGGTGGGCCCTGCGAACGCGGGGTGGTTGTGGGTGCCGCAGATACCTTCAACAAAGGTGCCGCTGGTATTGTCATTGTACTCTGCACCCACAGTACATACCACATCAGTACCAGTAGCAGgcggtacgtacttgtacatgctgCTCCGGCTACCTAGGGCAGCAACGCATGTATGAtgcttgtattacttgtacaacccAACTTGCCATCAGTATGAGCGCAttgcatgtgcttgtacttgtggtGCCTGCGCCGCGGATGCTACATCTGCACGATCTTGAGGCAAACCTTCCGTGTTCCTACGGAAACAATTGATTGCATTCGCATATTCTCCGTACAAGCGCACACACtcgcacacgcacgcacacgcacacaaAACACACACGCATACAAGCACACGCCCACAAACACTCGCACTCACTCACACGCACACACtcacgcacacgcacacgcacacacactcACACACTCACACACTCACACACTCACACACTCACACACTCACACACTCACACACTCACACACTCACACACTCACACACTCACACACTCACACGCACTCACACACTCACACGCACTCACACACTCACACGCACTCACACACATGCACTCACTCACACGCACACACTCACTCACACTCACTCACACTCATGCTTTATACGCACAGCACCTATTCAAGCACCTAATAATAGTATGCGGAGTGGGGGAACAGGACATTGACTCAGGTTGAACGCCTGACGTTTGAGTGCTACAAACCAACGgcactactaggtaccaataCAGCTCAAGCGCTCTATTTTAGGCCTCGACCCGCTAACTTGACCGCCGGCCATTAATCAATTGCCCCTGACACTGGACACTAGTGACCGTGACCGCAGGTCCACCCTCACCTCTGTCGGGACGCACTGACTCTCTCCACATGAGAACCGAAGCCGTCACCGACTCTCCAAAATCAAAGCCGAGCCCTGCAATGGACCTCGGATCATTGCAAAAAGATTTGGCTTCGCCGGGATGAGTGCTTACTCATCTTACACGAGCACTTGCCTGCAATGCGGTCATGCAGCCTCGGGATTCCCCTCTTTCCCTAATGCTCCCTCCCATCCATCAAGGCTTGTGCGGCTATCTTGGATactgtatgtatgtatgACTAGTAGATTCTTGTTTGCACCAAATTGGTACCAAGGCTTAGCAGTTAGCGGCTACTAGTACCGTTCAGCGAACGCTCCACATGCTCCGAGCTTGGACACTCCCGCTGTCGTCCTGGATGATGTGTTGAACGTGTCCATCAATTCCCCATGCTGGAGCATTTCCGTCTGATTATCCTCACTTGGCCTCTGGCAACTGTCAATGGAGGGGCAACGTGCCTCCCTGTCAAGATGTGACGTCATGCCATTGAACAAGGAGCACAGCAAGTTGAACACGGCCGACTCAACCATGTAGGAGCCGGAAGGAGGGTCCGAAATTGTGCCCAGCAAGACATTGCAAAAGGGAAGAGGATGATGGCCGAACAGAGCAGTACGCTTGGCGGCTTTGCAAGTCGCAGGTAATAGTACACCGTACGGAAAACTCCGTGTCAAGAGAGCCGTGTATGGTTTCATGACTATTAGCCTGCCCGCGGGTGCACACCAGCCAACCCAAAACACTTGCTGGAAGCAGGAACTCGAGGTAAACTGACCACACAAGGTAGCTAGGCAGTATTTGGCGCCCATGCAAGGAATGGCCCTCAGACCTCCAAGTCGACGCCGTGCATTGGACCCCGGTGGATTACAGGTGTACGGTACAGCGCAGTGCGCAGATCATCACTTACGGTACGGATCGGAGTTGACCGAATCGTCGATTGgcacgtaagtacggagtactgtacttgtactgtaataatgaATACATCTAAGCACAATTACAAAGTACCTCCAGCAACACTCACTAAAtgttacctacctagtacctgggCGGTACTTTTGTACAGTATTTAGttgtagggagtacatgtagggtGTACACGTTCaattaagtaagtaatacttacagtacttgaagAGCAGTCTAGAGTAATAATtttggagtacttacggagtacggagtacagtaattactcgcTCATGCAGTGtatctgtacagtacatgagGTCGCACAGTAAGCTTACTGTAATAGCGagtactttagtacctagCGCAGAGCGCTCCCCGTCCTCTTGTTCAACCAAGGCCCCACCATGCTTTATCGATACCAGCAAAGTGAGTCAACAAGTCCTGCAGTGGCAGTAGGGGGGTAGTAGCGTTGAACGAAATattccgccgtcgctctcgtTGCCGCGTCCGCTTCCACACTGCTTCGCGTCCGCCGATGCACATTCAGCATGCGTAACCACTTCTCAGAGGCATGCTCTCGACACTTCTGAGGAGAACAATGTCTGGCAGCAAAGTCAAGCGAGTTCCCATCCCTCGACGGGGAGTCGACTACAGGGGCAAGGTTGTCCTGGCGCCCATGGTGAGATCTGGCGAGCTTCCCTCCCGTTTGCTCGCTCTTCACCATGGCGCCGATCTTGTTTGGGGTTTGATTGCATTCCAGTCATTTCCGCATGACGTCTCCCGGCTGACTCCTCGCCTGCAGGTCCCGAGACCATCGACCGTGCCATGATCGGAACCGCTCGACGGTTCAACAAGGACACCAAGGTCTTGGAATGGTACCGCGTGCAATCGCATGGCCAGAAGGAGCCTCCACCGGACGCCAAGGAGAGCATCATCTACAGAGTCCATCCCGAGAAGGAGTCGGGCAAGCTCATTTTCCAGATGGGCACCGCCGATCCGGAGCGAGCCGTTCAAGCCGCGAGGTTAGTGGCGGCAGATGTCGCCGGAATCGACGTAAATGCCGGCTGCCCGAAGCCCTTCAGCACAAGCGGCGGTATGGGTGCCGCCCTGCTGCGGACGCCGGAGAAGCTGTGcgccatcctcgaggccTTGGTGCAGAACATCACGCCCGAGTTTGAAATTGGCATCAGCGTCAAGATCCGGATCCTCGAAACGGCCGCCGAAACCGAGGCGCTCGTCCGGAGACTCTGTGCCACGGGAATCACGGCGCTTACCGTGCACTGCCGGACGACCCCGATGCGGCCGCGTGAGCGGGCAATTCGAGACCAGCTACGCATGGTCGCCGACGTGTGCCGCGAGCATGGCGTTGCCTGTCTCATgaacggcgacgtcgagggtaAAGACCAAGGCTTGCGGCTCGCCGAAGAGtttggcgccgacggtgccatgattgcgacggcggccgagacgaacCCCAGTTGCTTCCGAGGAGAAGCGCAGGGGGGCATCCTCCCGTGGCAAGCGGTTGTGGAACAGTACCTGCAGCTGTGCATGGATGTCGACAATCGCTTCGGCAACACAAAATATCTTCTCGCGCAAATGGTGCCGGGCAAGGACAAGGCCTCGCACAAGTCGGTCACGCAAGGCAGAAGCTACGCAGACATCTGCGGCGGCTTGGGACTGAATCACCTCCTCCAGCAAGCCAAAGGAACCGACGCACGGCGGGGCCTTGGTGCAGCGCAGGAAAACGCAAAGAGTAGGAGAAACGCGAGCGCGCTGGCTGCCGGCGGCCAAACGGGACACCTTCCGGAGCAGCCTCGGAAACCGTTGTCGGACCGAAAGGTCGGCGCGAGGCCGGAGGCCACGGTCGACCCGACGTCCCTGGCGGCCGTTTCATGATGACACGACCTGTTGCATCCGGGGGCATTCGTTGTCGGCTCGCTGCATGCTCTCGTGATGAATGCGAGAGCTTTTTGCCACAACGTACGCATGGAATGTGCCGCCAAAGATCAAGATCCGCAGAGTCGCCGCGGGCGAGATTTTGCATCATGAATCCGAGCATATAAGAGGGCGTCGGTAGGCTGAAAAAGTAAAATCTAGACATTGCCGCCATGGACAACCAAAGGGTACTTGCTCTGTAACTTTGTCTATGGTATACAATCGCTTCGTGCCCCTGCTCTATTTGCCTTGCTTGACCCAGCTTTCGACGATTTCACGAGCATCCGTTACCTTTTCGTCCACATATCGTGCGCCGACCTCCTTGTGGACCTTGGCAAAACTGACACCTCGCTTCAGGCCCTCGCGGATTCTGACGTGCGACTCGGCCAAGACGGGGAACCGTTGCTCGTACGTCCAGGCAAGGTCGGAAATATTCCTCATGGTGATGGGAAGGACGGTCCatccggcgccgatgcccaGGGCCAGGGGGAGGGTGGCGCGCAGTAGGATGTTGCGCTTCCGGGTGATGATGctgccggccatggcggcaacGAGAACGTAGACGGCGCCTGGCATGAGCCGCTCGCCGCTCTGCCGTGGAGGCGCGAGCGAGGCTATGGTGTTGGTGAAGGACTGCTCGAGGTGGAAGGCCGAGTCCATCGTCTCGTTGAccttgtcctcggccgagacggcaaATTTGTAGAGGATCAGTCGGGCCTTGCCGATATGAACGGCCAAGCGTTCCGTCGGCGTAGGGCCTCGCTGCTTGGGCATCTCATCGTCGGTCCTTgtgggaggcggcggtggcagCATGGCATCGGAAGGAACCCCGGATACGGGTGCTGGACTCGACGAGAGATCGACGTCATCGTAGATTGGTCTCCGCTGCATCATTTTCAGCCGCAAGTCTCCTCTGAAATAAGCTTCTAAAGCGGTATGCGTACCCTGTCCGTGGGAGCCTCGGCCAGAACGGTCGCGGGCGCAAGAGCGATTCCGGCGAGGGCAACGGTGGCCAAGGACGCCAGCGACCGCTATCGATGTCCAATCAGCCAGCCTGGACCGGGATGGAGGAAGAGATCTGGTTCTCACCTGTTTCAGAAGCACACTTGAGGCCATTGTCCCTGAGTTGGCGAGTCCTCGACGCGGAATTGGACGGTTGACGTCGACCCGATTCAAGCTCACGGCTTTTGTTGGCTGCGCGGGAATGGGGGAAGTCGGGCCGCTTCCAGATTGAATCGGGGCACGTGATCAGGCACTGGAGCACGCCGAGTGACGGATGCACTAGTTACGGATTGAACATCGAGCCCAAGACAGCAAACGGAAAGGCAGAGAAGGCGATAAAATAAAATTAACGCATGCGAATAAGGTGAAAAAGACTTGTACGTGGATCTGAGCGTGGCAGATTGGGAATGAAAATAGCGTTCAGAAAGTGCAGCAACACGCACAGTATTCATTCGATGCCTCTCGGTTTCCGCTGAAGCCTCATCAGAATCGAGGTGGAAATACCGGAGGTTCCCCAGTCCATTTCGGCCAACCACGGCAGGCCATCGCTGCAGTCTCCTGTCCCCGAAGCAGCGAAATAAACCGCGGTGCAGAGCAATGTAtttaatacggagtatgcagTACTTTAGTATACTGCACTTAAGAACAAGTAATAGGCAAGTACTTTCAAGTCATAGAGTTAGTATCTAGTACTccataagtaagtacatgcagacagtacttacttacttactcccttcgtatggagtacaagtacggagtacacctagtCGGTACTCCGACTTCCgaacagtacaagtactgacATGTATACACCTAGTACCACTTGCGTTACTCGCGTGCGTTCAGAGTACGTGGAGTTGTaactagttgtactgtaggtaagtacttaggtgttctgtacttaggtgtacaggtactccgtacagtgctttCGGTAATTAATCACCACGACTGCACACTGCTGAATGGTGCAACCATCTCGCCCATTTGGTTTGCCTCAAAATTTCGACCAGGGCCGGCCTGATAAACTGATAAGGGAGGGACGCGATTGCCATTGGAGCTTCCCGCTtccctcgtctccctcgttCTTCTT encodes:
- a CDS encoding tRNA dihydrouridine synthase gives rise to the protein MLSTLLRRTMSGSKVKRVPIPRRGVDYRGKVVLAPMVRSGELPSRLLALHHGADLVWGPETIDRAMIGTARRFNKDTKVLEWYRVQSHGQKEPPPDAKESIIYRVHPEKESGKLIFQMGTADPERAVQAARLVAADVAGIDVNAGCPKPFSTSGGMGAALLRTPEKLCAILEALVQNITPEFEIGISVKIRILETAAETEALVRRLCATGITALTVHCRTTPMRPRERAIRDQLRMVADVCREHGVACLMNGDVEGKDQGLRLAEEFGADGAMIATAAETNPSCFRGEAQGGILPWQAVVEQYLQLCMDVDNRFGNTKYLLAQMVPGKDKASHKSVTQGRSYADICGGLGLNHLLQQAKGTDARRGLGAAQENAKSRRNASALAAGGQTGHLPEQPRKPLSDRKVGARPEATVDPTSLAAVS
- a CDS encoding mitochondrial protein gives rise to the protein MASSVLLKQRSLASLATVALAGIALAPATVLAEAPTDRRRPIYDDVDLSSSPAPVSGVPSDAMLPPPPPTRTDDEMPKQRGPTPTERLAVHIGKARLILYKFAVSAEDKVNETMDSAFHLEQSFTNTIASLAPPRQSGERLMPGAVYVLVAAMAGSIITRKRNILLRATLPLALGIGAGWTVLPITMRNISDLAWTYEQRFPVLAESHVRIREGLKRGVSFAKVHKEVGARYVDEKVTDAREIVESWVKQGK